A genomic window from Sebastes fasciatus isolate fSebFas1 chromosome 7, fSebFas1.pri, whole genome shotgun sequence includes:
- the LOC141770811 gene encoding zona pellucida-like domain-containing protein 1: protein MALFSVLILTSLCIAGREALSISDCGALARRPEYTDIAVVCGTSAIKLAIQICPVVYTGYNASLLILNHIRDNVDCQGTLDSSVTPPVLRFSFPIRQGNACGSNFLTTSAPGTGIFSDFSDIQKVNVSGVVRSFDTTTGTITYNAELKYYYSCAYPLEYLVNNTQAEVSSSSIALRDKNGSFISTLSMALYQDKSYTKPLVLPDLGVELRTDIFVQVVASNLTSQYFVLLDQCYASVNPQPFNSTIFNLFVLCSVDQLTTMLENGDSQKARFFFQAFRFIEQQNETISTYYLHCITRLCKRSTCSTFKKCNNRKRRSMGSMVVQESITEPSVLTVAIKTKTENSIQSKEEALSDGKGASVGLGIAVAVLVVTGVAAILMAATFYRKLKRLS from the exons ATGGCTTTATTCAGCGTCCTCATCCTGACCTCCTTGTGTATTGCGGGCCGAGAGGCCCTCAGCATATCTGACTGCGGAGCGCTTGCCAGAAGACCAG AATACACTGATATCGCCGTGGTGTGCGGCACATCTGCCATCAAACTGGCGATTCAAATCTGCCCGGTTGTCTACACCGGATACAACGCGAGCTTGCTGATCCTCAATCACATCCGGGACAATGTGGACTGTCAGGGGACGCTGGACAGCTCGGTGACACCTCCTGTGCTGAGGTTCAGCTTCCCCATCAGACAGGGAAACGCCTGCGGGAGCAACTTCTTG ACCACGAGCGCGCCAGGGACAGGCATATTCTCCGACTTCTCTGACATCCAGAAGGTCAACGTCAGCGGGGTGGTCCGGTCCTTCGACACCACCACCGGGACGATCACCTACAACGCAGAGCTCAAGTACTACTATTCATGTGCTTACCCACTGGAGTATCTCGTCAACAACACCCAGGCGGAAGT GTCATCCTCCTCCATTGCGTTGAGGGACAAGAATGGGAGCTTCATCAGCACCCTCAGCATGGCTTTGTACCAG GATAAAAGTTACACCAAACCCCTCGTCCTGCCAGATCTGGGCGTGGAACTGAGAACAGACATCTTCGTGCAGGTGGTTGCATCCAACCTGACATCACA GTACTTTGTTCTTCTGGACCAGTGCTACGCCTCGGTGAATCCGCAGCCCTTCAACTCCACCATCTTTAACCTGTTTGTCTT GTGCTCCGTAGATCAGCTCACCACCATGCTGGAGAACGGGGATAGCCAAAAGGCACGCTTCTTCTTCCAGGCGTTCCGCTTCATCGAGCAGCAGAATGAGACCATCTCCACCTACTATCTGCACTGCATCACTCGACTCTGCAAGCGCAGCACCTGCAGCACCTTCAAG AAATGCaacaacaggaagaggaggagcatgGGGTCCATGGTTGTCCAGGAGAGCATCACTGAGCCGTCTGTGCTCACAGTAGCTATAAAGACCAAGACTGAGAACT CAATTCAATCCAAAGAAGAGG cgctgtctgatggcaagggcGCGTCCGTTGGCCTGGGGATCGCCGTGGCCGTCCTCGTCGTGACGGGGGTTGCAGCCATTTTGATGGCGGCGACTTTTTATCGAAAGCTGAAGCGGCTAAGCTAG
- the zpld1b gene encoding zona pellucida-like domain-containing protein 1, whose amino-acid sequence MTVGKPLSGAEMTRMCLVFLLMSNAASVSTQFNGYNCDASYHSRFPGERDISVYCGVQTITLKINFCPVLFSGYTDADLALNGHHSDSQCRGFVNNNTFPTAVLFSISLSTLEACGNSLVVSTAYGANAYGNMSLVQIGNVSGYIDTPDPPAIISYLPGLLYKFSCSYPLEYLVNNSQLASSSAAVAVKDSNGTFVSTLSMILYNDSTYNQPLSIPMAGLALKTRVFAAVKATNLDKRWNILMDYCYTTPSGNPNDELRYDLFFGCNKDPQTTVFENGKSQMGRFSFEVFRFVKHRHQKMSIVFLHCVTKLCRADDCIMLMPICGRRRRRSEEQSLDSLPAASGNAVITAGPIITRSDETPVNNSQLASGDPSQPMNPVTSALVSGVVILGGVSVGFVLLSLRLLQKSRLPTTTSSGVWNPTFK is encoded by the exons ATGACAGTGGGCAAACCTCTCTCAGGTGCGGAAATGACACGAATGTGCCTCGTCTTCCTGCTGATGAGTAACGCCGCTTCGGTATCCACGCAGTTTAATGGGTACAACTGTGACGCCAGCTACCACAGCAGGTTTCCTG GTGAGCGGGACATCAGTGTGTACTGCGGAGTTCAGACCATCACCTTGAAGATCAACTTCTGCCCCGTGCTCTTCTCCGGCTACACCGACGCAGATTTGGCCCTGAACGGTCACCACAGCGACTCCCAATGCCGCGGCTTCGTCAACAACAATACCTTCCCCACAGCGGTCCTGTTCAGCATCAGCCTCAGCACTCTGGAGGCCTGCGGTAACAGCCTGGTG gtcAGCACAGCCTACGGGGCCAATGCCTATGGGAACATGTCTCTGGTACAAATTGGGAATGTCTCAGGCTATATCGACACCCCTGACCCGCCAGCTATAATCAGCTACCTGCCCGGTTTGTTGTATAAATTCAGCTGCAGCTACCCACTGGAGTACCTGGTCAATAACTCCCAGCTGGCATC CTCCTCTGCTGCCGTAGCAGTCAAGGACAGCAACGGCACATTTGTGAGCACGTTGAGTATGATCCTGTACAAC GattcaacatacaatcaacctCTCTCTATTCCAATGGCTGGACTGGCTCTGAAAACCAGAGTATTTGCTGCTGTAAAAGCCACAAACTTAGACAAACG GTGGAACATCTTGATGGACTACTGTTACACAACCCCCTCAGGGAATCCTAATGATGAACTCCGCTATGACCTTTTCTTTgg CTGCAACAAAGACCCACAGACGACAGTTTTCGAGAATGGGAAGAGTCAGATGGGACGTTTTTCCTTTGAGGTTTTCCGTTTTGTTAAACACAGACACCAGAAGATGTCGATTGTGTTTCTGCACTGCGTCACCAAGCTTTGCCGGGCAGACGACTGCATCATGCTCATGCCG ATTTGTGGGCGACGGCGCAGGCGGAGTGAAGAGCAGAGCCTTGATTCTCTTCCAGCAGCATCTGGGAACGCCGTCATCACCGCTGGACCAATCATCACCAGGAGTG ATGAAACTCCTGTCAACAACTCCCAACTTG CATCTGGTGACCCCTCCCAGCCCATGAACCCAGTGACCAGTGCTCTGGTTTCAGGCGTGGTCATCCTGGGTGGGGTCAGTGTGGGCTTCGTCCTGCTGTCGCTGCGCCTCCTGCAAAAGTCCCGCCTCCCAACAACCACATCCTCAGGTGTTTGGAACCCCACCTTTAAATGA